In Mangifera indica cultivar Alphonso chromosome 1, CATAS_Mindica_2.1, whole genome shotgun sequence, a single genomic region encodes these proteins:
- the LOC123214899 gene encoding uncharacterized protein LOC123214899: MAFSVVSATFITMPKANLQLPIYKPKQHRKNIIINCDKHIRPPVKGGGGGQTNGEKKKKITSDSGRISNAPPALKETQEKSKPKHHEGSSEKSVNLLLDQAKDQTSADK, from the exons ATGGCTTTCTCAGTCGTCTCAGCTACCTTCATCACCATGCCAAAGGCCAACCTTCAACTCCCCATTTACAAGCCAAAACAGCACCGAAAAAATATCATCAT AAATTGTGATAAACATATTCGACCGCCGGTGAAGGGAGGAGGCGGCGGACAAACCAACggtgagaaaaagaagaagattacTTCAGACAGCGGGAGAATCTCGAACGCTCCTCCTGCTTTGAAGGAAACTCAAGAGAAAAGCAAACCAAAACATCATGAAGGTTCTTCAGAGAAATCTGTGAATTTATTGCTTGATCAAGCAAAAGATCAGACTTCTGCAGACAAATAA
- the LOC123228428 gene encoding ATP-dependent DNA helicase 2 subunit KU70 isoform X3 translates to MELDPDDVFRDDEDDPENELFQERESTKEYVVYLVDASPKMFSTSSSAEDQKNESHFHIVVSCIAQSLKSQIINRSYDEVAICFFNTREKKNKQDLNGVFVYTVAERDSLDRPTARFIKEFDRIDESFANDIGSQYGIVSGSHENTIYNALWVAQGLLRKGSAKTADKRILLFTNEDDPFGSIKGAAKTDMTRTTLQRAKDAQDLGISIELLPLNRPGEEFRVNLFYSDLIGLEGGDLALFMPSAGQKLEDMKDQMRKRMFTKRIVKRISFMIASGLSIELNSYALIRPTVPGVTTWLDSVTNRPLKTERLFICADTGALMQEPPKRFQSYKNENIIFSSAELSEIKRVSTGDLRLLGFKPLSCLKDYHNLRPSTFLFPSDKEVVGSTRIFIALHRSMLRLQRYAVAFYGNPSNPHLVALVAQFHSSTDVVPRATDDQVKKAAAMMKRIYLKDFSVCQFANPALQRHYAVLQALALEEDEMPDINDETLPDEEGMARPAVVKAIEEFKLSVYGEDYDEESESAGNGKVSEASKKRKAIAENAVKESANYNWADLADNGKLKDLTVQELKYYLSAHGLPLTGKKETLISRILTHMGK, encoded by the exons ATGGAGTTGGACCCAGATGATGTTTTTAGAGACGACGAAGACGACCCAGAAAACGAACTCTTTCAg GAACGAGAGTCTACTAAAGAATATGTGGTGTACCTTGTCGATGCTTCGCCCAAAATGTTTTCTACATCATCTTCAGCT GAAGATCAAAAGAATGAAAGCCATTTTCACATTGTTGTTAGTTGTATTGCGCAATCACTTAAGAGCCAAATCATTAATAGATCATATGATGAAGTTGCTATCTGCTTCTTTAACACG AGGGAAAAGAAGAATAAGCAGGATTTGAATGGTGTTTTTGTGTATACTGTTGCTGAACGAGATTCTTTAGACAGGCCAACAGCAAGGtttataaaagaatttgatCGCATAGATG AATCATTTGCAAATGATATTGGGAGTCAATATGGTATTGTTTCTGGGTCTCATGAGAATACCATTTATAATGCCCTCTGGGTAGCACAAGGGCTGTTACGTAAAGG GTCTGCAAAGACAGCGGACAAAAGGATATTGTTATTTACGAATGAAGATGACCCTTTTGGGAGTATCAAGGGTGCTGCAAAAACTGATATGACAAGAACCACACTGCAACGAGCTAAA GATGCCCAAGATCTTGGTATCTCAATTGAGCTTTTACCCTTAAATAGGCCTGGCGAGGAATTCAGGGTTAATCTTTTTTATTCG GATTTGATTGGATTGGAAGGTGGTGATCTTGCTTTATTCATGCCCTCAGCAGGACAAAA atTGGAAGATATGAAAGATCAGATGCGAAAGCGTATGTTCACGAAGCGCATAGTGAAAAGAATATCATTTATGATTGCCAGTGGATtgtcaattgaattgaattcgtATGCTTTAATTCGTCCAACTGTTCCAG GTGTGACTACATGGCTTGATTCTGTAACAAATCGTCCTTTAAAG ACTGAAAGATTATTTATCTGTGCGGATACCGGTGCACTGATGCAAGAACCTCCAAAAAGATTTCAGTCGTACAAAAA TGAGaatatcatattttcctctGCGGAACTATCTGAGATTAAGAGAGTTTCAACTGGAGATCTGCGGCTCCTAGGGTTCAAACCATTAAGTTGCTTAAAAGATTATCACAACTTGAGGCCATCAACATTTCTTTTTCCTAGTGACAAG GAAGTGGTTGGCAGCACTCGCATTTTTATTGCCCTTCATAGATCTATGTTACGGCTTCAGCG TTATGCAGTTGCCTTTTATGGAAATCCATCTAATCCTCATTTGGTCGCCCTTGTTGCTCAA TTTCATTCTAGTACAGATGTTGTGCCTCGAGCTactgatgatcaagttaaaaaggCTGCTGCAATGATGAAACGCATTTACTTGAAAGATTTTTCAGTTTGCCAATTTGCAAATCCTG CATTGCAGAGACACTATGCAGTATTACAGGCCCTAGCTCTAGAAGAAGATGAGATGCCGGATATCAATGATGAAACTCTCCCTGATGAGGAAGGCATGGCAAG ACCTGCAGTTGTTAAAGCTATAGAAGAGTTCAAATTGTCTGTATATGGGGAAGATTATGATGAGGAAAGTGAGTCTGCGGGCAATGGAAAAGTGAGTGAGGCCTCAAAAAAACGGAAAGCAATTGCTGAAAATGCAGTTAAAGAGAGTGCAAATTATAATTGGGCAGACCTAGCGGACAATGGAAAG TTGAAGGATTTAACAGTGCAAGAGTTGAAGTATTACTTGTCAGCACATGGCCTTCCTCTTacaggaaagaaagaaacctTGATCAGTAGAATATTAACACACATGGGAAAATGA
- the LOC123228428 gene encoding ATP-dependent DNA helicase 2 subunit KU70 isoform X1, translating into MELDPDDVFRDDEDDPENELFQERESTKEYVVYLVDASPKMFSTSSSAEDQKNESHFHIVVSCIAQSLKSQIINRSYDEVAICFFNTREKKNKQDLNGVFVYTVAERDSLDRPTARFIKEFDRIDESFANDIGSQYGIVSGSHENTIYNALWVAQGLLRKGSAKTADKRILLFTNEDDPFGSIKGAAKTDMTRTTLQRAKDAQDLGISIELLPLNRPGEEFRVNLFYSDLIGLEGGDLALFMPSAGQKLEDMKDQMRKRMFTKRIVKRISFMIASGLSIELNSYALIRPTVPGVTTWLDSVTNRPLKTERLFICADTGALMQEPPKRFQSYKNENIIFSSAELSEIKRVSTGDLRLLGFKPLSCLKDYHNLRPSTFLFPSDKEVVGSTRIFIALHRSMLRLQRYAVAFYGNPSNPHLVALVAQDEIIINGGQLEPPGMHMIYLPYSDDIRNIEEFHSSTDVVPRATDDQVKKAAAMMKRIYLKDFSVCQFANPALQRHYAVLQALALEEDEMPDINDETLPDEEGMARPAVVKAIEEFKLSVYGEDYDEESESAGNGKVSEASKKRKAIAENAVKESANYNWADLADNGKLKDLTVQELKYYLSAHGLPLTGKKETLISRILTHMGK; encoded by the exons ATGGAGTTGGACCCAGATGATGTTTTTAGAGACGACGAAGACGACCCAGAAAACGAACTCTTTCAg GAACGAGAGTCTACTAAAGAATATGTGGTGTACCTTGTCGATGCTTCGCCCAAAATGTTTTCTACATCATCTTCAGCT GAAGATCAAAAGAATGAAAGCCATTTTCACATTGTTGTTAGTTGTATTGCGCAATCACTTAAGAGCCAAATCATTAATAGATCATATGATGAAGTTGCTATCTGCTTCTTTAACACG AGGGAAAAGAAGAATAAGCAGGATTTGAATGGTGTTTTTGTGTATACTGTTGCTGAACGAGATTCTTTAGACAGGCCAACAGCAAGGtttataaaagaatttgatCGCATAGATG AATCATTTGCAAATGATATTGGGAGTCAATATGGTATTGTTTCTGGGTCTCATGAGAATACCATTTATAATGCCCTCTGGGTAGCACAAGGGCTGTTACGTAAAGG GTCTGCAAAGACAGCGGACAAAAGGATATTGTTATTTACGAATGAAGATGACCCTTTTGGGAGTATCAAGGGTGCTGCAAAAACTGATATGACAAGAACCACACTGCAACGAGCTAAA GATGCCCAAGATCTTGGTATCTCAATTGAGCTTTTACCCTTAAATAGGCCTGGCGAGGAATTCAGGGTTAATCTTTTTTATTCG GATTTGATTGGATTGGAAGGTGGTGATCTTGCTTTATTCATGCCCTCAGCAGGACAAAA atTGGAAGATATGAAAGATCAGATGCGAAAGCGTATGTTCACGAAGCGCATAGTGAAAAGAATATCATTTATGATTGCCAGTGGATtgtcaattgaattgaattcgtATGCTTTAATTCGTCCAACTGTTCCAG GTGTGACTACATGGCTTGATTCTGTAACAAATCGTCCTTTAAAG ACTGAAAGATTATTTATCTGTGCGGATACCGGTGCACTGATGCAAGAACCTCCAAAAAGATTTCAGTCGTACAAAAA TGAGaatatcatattttcctctGCGGAACTATCTGAGATTAAGAGAGTTTCAACTGGAGATCTGCGGCTCCTAGGGTTCAAACCATTAAGTTGCTTAAAAGATTATCACAACTTGAGGCCATCAACATTTCTTTTTCCTAGTGACAAG GAAGTGGTTGGCAGCACTCGCATTTTTATTGCCCTTCATAGATCTATGTTACGGCTTCAGCG TTATGCAGTTGCCTTTTATGGAAATCCATCTAATCCTCATTTGGTCGCCCTTGTTGCTCAA GATGAGATTATTATTAATGGTGGTCAACTTGAGCCACCAGGAATGCACATGATATACCTTCCATATTCTGATGACATCAGAAATATTGAAGAG TTTCATTCTAGTACAGATGTTGTGCCTCGAGCTactgatgatcaagttaaaaaggCTGCTGCAATGATGAAACGCATTTACTTGAAAGATTTTTCAGTTTGCCAATTTGCAAATCCTG CATTGCAGAGACACTATGCAGTATTACAGGCCCTAGCTCTAGAAGAAGATGAGATGCCGGATATCAATGATGAAACTCTCCCTGATGAGGAAGGCATGGCAAG ACCTGCAGTTGTTAAAGCTATAGAAGAGTTCAAATTGTCTGTATATGGGGAAGATTATGATGAGGAAAGTGAGTCTGCGGGCAATGGAAAAGTGAGTGAGGCCTCAAAAAAACGGAAAGCAATTGCTGAAAATGCAGTTAAAGAGAGTGCAAATTATAATTGGGCAGACCTAGCGGACAATGGAAAG TTGAAGGATTTAACAGTGCAAGAGTTGAAGTATTACTTGTCAGCACATGGCCTTCCTCTTacaggaaagaaagaaacctTGATCAGTAGAATATTAACACACATGGGAAAATGA
- the LOC123228428 gene encoding ATP-dependent DNA helicase 2 subunit KU70 isoform X2 produces MELDPDDVFRDDEDDPENELFQERESTKEYVVYLVDASPKMFSTSSSAEDQKNESHFHIVVSCIAQSLKSQIINRSYDEVAICFFNTREKKNKQDLNGVFVYTVAERDSLDRPTARFIKEFDRIDESFANDIGSQYGIVSGSHENTIYNALWVAQGLLRKGSAKTADKRILLFTNEDDPFGSIKGAAKTDMTRTTLQRAKDAQDLGISIELLPLNRPGEEFRDLIGLEGGDLALFMPSAGQKLEDMKDQMRKRMFTKRIVKRISFMIASGLSIELNSYALIRPTVPGVTTWLDSVTNRPLKTERLFICADTGALMQEPPKRFQSYKNENIIFSSAELSEIKRVSTGDLRLLGFKPLSCLKDYHNLRPSTFLFPSDKEVVGSTRIFIALHRSMLRLQRYAVAFYGNPSNPHLVALVAQDEIIINGGQLEPPGMHMIYLPYSDDIRNIEEFHSSTDVVPRATDDQVKKAAAMMKRIYLKDFSVCQFANPALQRHYAVLQALALEEDEMPDINDETLPDEEGMARPAVVKAIEEFKLSVYGEDYDEESESAGNGKVSEASKKRKAIAENAVKESANYNWADLADNGKLKDLTVQELKYYLSAHGLPLTGKKETLISRILTHMGK; encoded by the exons ATGGAGTTGGACCCAGATGATGTTTTTAGAGACGACGAAGACGACCCAGAAAACGAACTCTTTCAg GAACGAGAGTCTACTAAAGAATATGTGGTGTACCTTGTCGATGCTTCGCCCAAAATGTTTTCTACATCATCTTCAGCT GAAGATCAAAAGAATGAAAGCCATTTTCACATTGTTGTTAGTTGTATTGCGCAATCACTTAAGAGCCAAATCATTAATAGATCATATGATGAAGTTGCTATCTGCTTCTTTAACACG AGGGAAAAGAAGAATAAGCAGGATTTGAATGGTGTTTTTGTGTATACTGTTGCTGAACGAGATTCTTTAGACAGGCCAACAGCAAGGtttataaaagaatttgatCGCATAGATG AATCATTTGCAAATGATATTGGGAGTCAATATGGTATTGTTTCTGGGTCTCATGAGAATACCATTTATAATGCCCTCTGGGTAGCACAAGGGCTGTTACGTAAAGG GTCTGCAAAGACAGCGGACAAAAGGATATTGTTATTTACGAATGAAGATGACCCTTTTGGGAGTATCAAGGGTGCTGCAAAAACTGATATGACAAGAACCACACTGCAACGAGCTAAA GATGCCCAAGATCTTGGTATCTCAATTGAGCTTTTACCCTTAAATAGGCCTGGCGAGGAATTCAGG GATTTGATTGGATTGGAAGGTGGTGATCTTGCTTTATTCATGCCCTCAGCAGGACAAAA atTGGAAGATATGAAAGATCAGATGCGAAAGCGTATGTTCACGAAGCGCATAGTGAAAAGAATATCATTTATGATTGCCAGTGGATtgtcaattgaattgaattcgtATGCTTTAATTCGTCCAACTGTTCCAG GTGTGACTACATGGCTTGATTCTGTAACAAATCGTCCTTTAAAG ACTGAAAGATTATTTATCTGTGCGGATACCGGTGCACTGATGCAAGAACCTCCAAAAAGATTTCAGTCGTACAAAAA TGAGaatatcatattttcctctGCGGAACTATCTGAGATTAAGAGAGTTTCAACTGGAGATCTGCGGCTCCTAGGGTTCAAACCATTAAGTTGCTTAAAAGATTATCACAACTTGAGGCCATCAACATTTCTTTTTCCTAGTGACAAG GAAGTGGTTGGCAGCACTCGCATTTTTATTGCCCTTCATAGATCTATGTTACGGCTTCAGCG TTATGCAGTTGCCTTTTATGGAAATCCATCTAATCCTCATTTGGTCGCCCTTGTTGCTCAA GATGAGATTATTATTAATGGTGGTCAACTTGAGCCACCAGGAATGCACATGATATACCTTCCATATTCTGATGACATCAGAAATATTGAAGAG TTTCATTCTAGTACAGATGTTGTGCCTCGAGCTactgatgatcaagttaaaaaggCTGCTGCAATGATGAAACGCATTTACTTGAAAGATTTTTCAGTTTGCCAATTTGCAAATCCTG CATTGCAGAGACACTATGCAGTATTACAGGCCCTAGCTCTAGAAGAAGATGAGATGCCGGATATCAATGATGAAACTCTCCCTGATGAGGAAGGCATGGCAAG ACCTGCAGTTGTTAAAGCTATAGAAGAGTTCAAATTGTCTGTATATGGGGAAGATTATGATGAGGAAAGTGAGTCTGCGGGCAATGGAAAAGTGAGTGAGGCCTCAAAAAAACGGAAAGCAATTGCTGAAAATGCAGTTAAAGAGAGTGCAAATTATAATTGGGCAGACCTAGCGGACAATGGAAAG TTGAAGGATTTAACAGTGCAAGAGTTGAAGTATTACTTGTCAGCACATGGCCTTCCTCTTacaggaaagaaagaaacctTGATCAGTAGAATATTAACACACATGGGAAAATGA